The following proteins are co-located in the Streptomyces bottropensis ATCC 25435 genome:
- a CDS encoding M20/M25/M40 family metallo-hydrolase, producing the protein MAESAKLPAAGTSQLQALDEVVRFTSDLIRIDTTNRGGGDCRERPAAEYTAALLAEAGLEPTLLERTEGRTNVVARIEGTDPSADALLVHGHLDVVPAQAADWTVHPFSGEIRDGVVWGRGAVDMKNMDAMILAVARHWARSGLRPRRDVVIAFTADEEASAADGSGFLTDAHPALFEGCTEGISESGAFTFHDGAGRQIYPIAAGERGTGWLKLTAHGRAGHGSKVNRTNAVTRLAAAIARIGAHEWPLRLTPTVRAALAALAALYGVEADLDDPGGVDRLLDKLGPAAALVEATVRNSANPTMLDAGYKVNVIPGEAVARVDGRYLPGGEDEFRQTLDRLTGPDVEWEYEHREVALQSPVDSVTYALMRAAVEEFAPEGHVVPYCMPGGTDAKQFSRLGITGYGFSPLKLPEGFDYAAMFHGVDERVPVEALHFGVHVLDRFLRTA; encoded by the coding sequence ATGGCTGAGTCGGCGAAGCTCCCGGCGGCGGGGACCTCGCAGCTGCAGGCGCTGGACGAGGTCGTCCGTTTCACCTCCGACCTCATCCGCATCGACACCACCAACCGCGGCGGCGGGGACTGCCGGGAGCGGCCCGCCGCCGAGTACACCGCCGCGCTGCTGGCCGAGGCGGGCCTGGAGCCCACACTGCTGGAGCGCACCGAGGGCCGGACCAACGTCGTGGCGCGCATCGAGGGCACCGACCCGTCGGCGGACGCGCTGCTCGTCCACGGTCATCTGGACGTGGTGCCCGCGCAGGCGGCGGACTGGACCGTGCACCCGTTCTCCGGTGAGATCCGCGACGGCGTGGTCTGGGGCCGGGGCGCGGTCGACATGAAGAACATGGACGCGATGATCCTCGCGGTCGCCCGGCACTGGGCGCGCTCGGGCCTCAGGCCCCGCAGGGACGTGGTGATCGCGTTCACCGCCGACGAGGAGGCGAGCGCCGCGGACGGCTCCGGCTTCCTCACCGACGCGCACCCCGCACTCTTCGAGGGCTGCACCGAGGGCATCAGCGAGTCGGGGGCGTTCACCTTCCACGACGGAGCGGGGCGGCAGATCTACCCGATCGCGGCCGGAGAGCGCGGCACCGGCTGGCTGAAGCTCACCGCGCACGGCCGGGCCGGCCACGGCTCCAAGGTGAACCGCACCAACGCGGTGACCCGGCTGGCGGCCGCGATCGCCAGGATCGGCGCGCACGAGTGGCCGCTGCGGCTCACCCCGACCGTCCGCGCGGCCCTCGCCGCACTCGCCGCGCTGTACGGAGTCGAGGCCGACCTCGACGACCCCGGCGGCGTAGACCGGCTCCTCGACAAGCTCGGTCCGGCCGCCGCCCTGGTGGAGGCCACCGTCCGCAACAGCGCCAACCCGACGATGCTGGACGCCGGTTACAAGGTCAACGTGATCCCGGGGGAGGCCGTGGCCCGCGTGGACGGGCGGTACCTCCCCGGTGGCGAGGACGAGTTCCGGCAGACCCTCGACCGGCTCACCGGACCGGACGTGGAATGGGAGTACGAGCACCGGGAGGTGGCCCTCCAGTCGCCGGTGGACTCGGTGACGTACGCCCTGATGCGGGCCGCCGTCGAGGAGTTCGCGCCCGAGGGGCACGTGGTGCCGTACTGCATGCCGGGCGGCACGGACGCCAAGCAGTTCTCGCGCCTCGGCATCACCGGGTATGGCTTCTCGCCGCTGAAGCTGCCCGAGGGCTTCGACTACGCGGCGATGTTCCACGGGGTGGACGAGCGTGTCCCGGTCGAGGCGCTCCACTTCGGCGTCCATGTGCTCGACCGCTTCCTGCGGACGGCCTGA
- a CDS encoding LpqB family beta-propeller domain-containing protein — translation MGDKVQTLAYGSWPSPIDAALAAAHDGHPEFVGFVGDEAWWTEPRPAEGGRRALVRRRADGTQESVLPAPWDVRSRVMEYGGQPWTGVVRDNGPLVVFVNHADQRLYGFAPGGEPVPLTPVSTVGGGLRWADPRPHPERDEVWCVLEEFTGDGPTDVRRVVAAVPLDGSAAEDRHAVRELTDDRRRFVTGPRLSPDGRRAAWLAWDHPAMPWDGTSLLVAEVTGDGLLGEPRTVAGGPEESVAQVEWAADGTLVHSSDTTGYWNLYRLDPDSGDRTALCAREEEFGGPLWKIGHRWFALLDGGLAAVVHGRGATALGILDLDTGQVVDAAGPWTEFAPSLAVRGSRVVAIGASPRSAYEVVELDAATGDARVIGAAHDDPVDPAYYPEPQIRSFLGPAGREIHAHVYPPHHPGCVAFGTELPPYVIWAHGGPTSRAPLVLDLAIAYFTSRGIGVAEVNYGGSSGYGREYRNRLREQWGVVDVEDCAAVALALADEGTADRTRLAIRGGSAGGWTAAVSLTTTDVYACGTILYPVLDLTTWGSGETHDFESQYLESLVGPLAEEPMRYVERSPSEHADRITAPFLLLQGLDDVICRPAQCERFLAGMEERRVPHAYIAFEGEGHGFRRAETTVRVLEAELSLYAQVFGLNPPGIPTLELTK, via the coding sequence ATGGGGGACAAGGTGCAGACCCTGGCGTACGGTTCGTGGCCCTCGCCGATCGACGCGGCGCTCGCCGCCGCGCACGACGGGCATCCCGAGTTCGTGGGCTTCGTCGGCGACGAGGCGTGGTGGACCGAGCCACGCCCCGCCGAGGGCGGCCGGCGCGCCCTGGTCCGGCGCAGGGCCGACGGCACCCAGGAGTCGGTGCTGCCGGCCCCGTGGGACGTGCGCAGCCGGGTCATGGAGTACGGCGGGCAGCCCTGGACCGGCGTCGTGCGGGACAACGGCCCCCTGGTGGTCTTCGTCAACCACGCCGACCAGCGCCTCTACGGCTTCGCACCGGGTGGCGAGCCCGTCCCGCTCACCCCGGTGTCGACGGTGGGCGGCGGCCTGCGCTGGGCGGACCCGCGCCCGCACCCGGAACGCGACGAGGTGTGGTGCGTCCTGGAGGAGTTCACCGGTGACGGGCCCACCGACGTCCGGCGGGTCGTGGCCGCGGTGCCATTGGACGGCTCGGCGGCCGAGGACCGGCACGCCGTACGCGAACTCACCGACGACCGCCGCCGGTTCGTCACCGGCCCCCGCCTCTCGCCCGACGGCCGCCGTGCCGCGTGGCTGGCCTGGGACCATCCGGCCATGCCGTGGGACGGCACCTCACTGCTGGTCGCCGAGGTGACCGGGGACGGCCTGCTGGGCGAGCCCCGGACCGTCGCGGGCGGCCCGGAGGAGTCGGTCGCGCAGGTCGAGTGGGCGGCCGACGGGACCCTCGTCCATTCCAGCGACACCACCGGCTACTGGAATCTCTACCGGCTCGACCCCGACAGCGGTGACCGCACGGCTCTCTGCGCGCGGGAGGAGGAGTTCGGCGGACCGCTGTGGAAGATCGGCCACCGCTGGTTCGCGCTGCTGGACGGCGGACTCGCCGCCGTGGTGCACGGGCGGGGTGCCACCGCGCTCGGCATCCTCGACCTGGACACGGGGCAGGTCGTCGACGCCGCCGGACCGTGGACCGAGTTCGCCCCGTCGCTCGCCGTGCGCGGCAGCCGGGTCGTCGCCATCGGGGCCAGCCCCCGCAGTGCCTACGAGGTGGTCGAGCTGGACGCGGCCACAGGCGACGCCCGCGTGATCGGGGCCGCGCACGACGACCCGGTCGACCCCGCCTACTACCCCGAACCCCAGATCCGCTCCTTCCTCGGCCCCGCAGGACGCGAGATCCACGCGCACGTCTATCCGCCGCACCACCCCGGCTGTGTCGCCTTCGGCACCGAACTGCCGCCGTACGTGATCTGGGCGCACGGCGGGCCCACCAGCCGGGCGCCCCTGGTCCTCGACCTGGCGATCGCCTACTTCACCTCACGCGGCATCGGGGTGGCGGAGGTCAACTACGGAGGGTCGAGCGGATACGGGCGGGAGTACCGCAACCGGCTGCGCGAGCAGTGGGGGGTCGTGGACGTCGAGGACTGCGCGGCGGTCGCCCTCGCCCTCGCCGACGAGGGCACCGCCGACCGGACCAGGCTCGCCATCAGGGGCGGCAGCGCCGGTGGCTGGACCGCCGCCGTGTCCCTCACCACGACCGACGTCTACGCCTGCGGAACCATCCTGTATCCCGTTCTCGACCTCACGACCTGGGGGTCGGGGGAAACCCACGACTTCGAGTCCCAGTATCTGGAGAGCCTGGTGGGGCCGCTCGCGGAGGAGCCGATGCGGTACGTGGAGCGGTCGCCGAGCGAGCACGCCGACCGGATCACCGCGCCCTTCCTGCTGCTCCAGGGCCTCGACGACGTGATCTGCCGGCCCGCACAGTGCGAGCGCTTCCTGGCCGGGATGGAGGAGCGGCGGGTGCCGCACGCGTACATCGCCTTCGAGGGGGAGGGCCACGGTTTCCGGCGGGCGGAGACGACGGTGCGCGTCCTGGAGGCGGAGCTTTCGCTGTACGCGCAGGTCTTCGGGTTGAATCCTCCGGGTATCCCTACTCTGGAGCTCACCAAGTGA
- a CDS encoding S66 peptidase family protein, with product MTPLTRPARLAPGARVAVVAPSGPVAEERLSAGLDILRGWDLDPVVAPHTLDRHPDFPYLAGTDADRAADLQAAWCDPSVSAVLCARGGYGVQRMVDLLDWDAIRAAGPKTLVGFSDITALHEAFATRAGLVTLHGPMAAGVDFIKNTRSQEHLRATLFAPETVRTIRAAEGSTALVPGRARGVLLGGCLCLLAAELGNPHARRSARGALVCLEDVGEETYRLDRYLTQLLRAGWLDGVAGIVLGSWAECEPYDKVRALLVDRLGGAGVPVVEEFGFGHGEGALTIPFGVTAELDTEAGTLTLDEPALI from the coding sequence GTGACCCCACTGACCCGACCCGCCCGTCTCGCCCCCGGTGCCCGTGTGGCCGTCGTCGCCCCCAGCGGGCCGGTGGCCGAGGAGCGGCTCAGCGCCGGGCTGGACATCCTGCGTGGCTGGGATCTGGACCCCGTCGTCGCCCCGCACACGCTCGACCGGCACCCGGATTTCCCCTACCTCGCCGGTACGGACGCCGACCGGGCCGCCGACCTCCAGGCCGCCTGGTGCGACCCGTCCGTGTCCGCCGTGCTGTGCGCCCGCGGCGGCTACGGCGTGCAGCGCATGGTCGACCTGCTCGACTGGGACGCCATCCGCGCGGCGGGCCCCAAGACACTCGTGGGGTTCAGCGACATCACCGCGCTCCACGAGGCGTTCGCCACCCGTGCCGGGCTGGTCACTCTGCACGGCCCCATGGCGGCGGGCGTCGACTTCATCAAGAACACCCGATCCCAGGAGCATCTGCGCGCCACCCTGTTCGCCCCCGAGACGGTACGCACGATCCGGGCCGCCGAGGGCAGCACCGCCCTGGTGCCCGGCCGCGCCCGGGGCGTCCTCCTCGGCGGCTGCCTCTGCCTGCTCGCCGCCGAACTCGGCAATCCGCACGCCCGCCGGTCCGCCCGGGGGGCCCTGGTGTGTCTGGAGGACGTGGGCGAGGAGACCTACCGCCTGGACCGCTACCTCACCCAGCTGCTCCGCGCGGGCTGGCTCGACGGCGTCGCCGGCATCGTCCTCGGCTCCTGGGCGGAGTGCGAACCGTACGACAAGGTGCGGGCGCTGCTCGTGGACCGGCTCGGCGGGGCCGGGGTGCCGGTGGTGGAGGAGTTCGGTTTCGGGCACGGGGAGGGGGCGCTGACGATCCCGTTCGGGGTGACGGCGGAGCTGGACACCGAGGCGGGGACGCTGACGCTGGACGAGCCGGCGCTGATCTGA